A window of the Chloroflexus sp. Y-396-1 genome harbors these coding sequences:
- a CDS encoding folylpolyglutamate synthase/dihydrofolate synthase family protein — protein MQIQSYQAALDYIYSFIDPTRQGSPDPTIAARALARITALLADAGNPHQHLAAVVVAGTKGKGSTCALIEAMARAAGLRVGLWTSPHLSSYRERIQIDREPISQTTLIDLVNEVRPIVEAFDTTTYGRPSTFDIGFVMAMRHFVAERVDLAVVEVGLGGRYDAAATITPLVSVISSISFDHMAILGPTLHDIAFNKAGIIRTGVPAITVPQHPDAAAVFAAEAQTVNAPLWLAAEHAVEPWIASGQPLAYPAAPQPGRLRGSFQRENARLAMGTALLLRQQGLAIDDQAIRRGLAEAWWPGRFELINGTPRILIDGAHNGDSAQKLWQAITEELPHRRFILVLGTSRDKDITAIAAALVPHASHVIITRSSHPKAMDLDRIAAEVSPFASAPIQIVPVVAEALAKAQELATADDLICVTGSLFVVGAAREALGLAVAD, from the coding sequence ATGCAGATTCAGTCATATCAGGCAGCGCTCGATTACATCTACAGCTTTATCGACCCCACCCGTCAAGGATCGCCTGATCCTACTATTGCCGCTCGTGCCCTGGCGCGAATCACGGCATTATTGGCCGATGCCGGTAACCCACACCAACACCTAGCCGCCGTCGTAGTAGCCGGTACGAAGGGGAAAGGTAGCACCTGCGCCTTGATCGAAGCAATGGCGCGCGCTGCCGGTTTGCGGGTTGGTCTATGGACCTCACCCCACCTCAGTTCATACCGCGAACGAATCCAGATCGACCGCGAGCCAATTTCTCAGACGACGCTGATCGATCTGGTCAATGAAGTTCGGCCGATTGTAGAGGCGTTTGATACCACTACGTATGGACGGCCCAGCACCTTCGACATTGGCTTTGTGATGGCAATGCGCCATTTTGTGGCTGAACGGGTTGATCTAGCAGTGGTTGAAGTGGGGTTAGGTGGTCGTTACGACGCTGCCGCCACCATAACACCTCTCGTTTCGGTAATCTCGTCAATTAGTTTCGACCATATGGCTATTTTGGGGCCAACCCTGCACGATATTGCGTTCAACAAGGCCGGTATTATACGCACAGGAGTACCGGCAATCACCGTCCCACAACACCCTGATGCAGCCGCAGTATTTGCTGCTGAAGCACAGACGGTCAATGCGCCGCTCTGGTTGGCTGCCGAGCATGCTGTTGAACCCTGGATCGCGTCTGGTCAACCGCTGGCTTATCCCGCAGCACCCCAACCTGGTCGTTTACGAGGCTCGTTTCAACGCGAGAATGCGCGGCTGGCGATGGGCACTGCGCTGCTGCTACGGCAGCAGGGGCTGGCGATTGATGATCAGGCGATACGGCGCGGCCTGGCCGAAGCCTGGTGGCCCGGGCGCTTTGAGCTGATCAACGGTACGCCAAGAATCCTCATTGATGGTGCACACAACGGCGACTCGGCCCAGAAGCTGTGGCAGGCAATTACCGAAGAACTGCCACACCGCCGATTTATTCTGGTGCTTGGTACTTCCCGCGACAAAGACATTACCGCCATCGCGGCTGCATTGGTACCCCATGCATCACACGTGATCATCACGCGATCAAGTCATCCTAAAGCAATGGACCTTGACCGCATTGCTGCTGAGGTGTCGCCGTTTGCCTCGGCACCGATCCAGATTGTTCCAGTTGTTGCTGAAGCGTTAGCCAAAGCTCAGGAGCTGGCAACAGCAGATGATCTGATCTGCGTTACCGGTTCACTGTTCGTCGTAGGCGCGGCCCGCGAGGCATTGGGTTTAGCGGTAGCCGATTAA
- a CDS encoding DNA double-strand break repair nuclease NurA produces MSLNLAALSEQIRTMSQQVALTVRQRDEQLVQLRQRYLRETGREQYWAKAVELSKDSAHWLLAEPVEPLDTVRDLDNVPTDYAVVATDGSHIDVDRHGEVNCYLINIGQVYIRYGAQPEAYLESSPRLYFTEADLYIAHETQRIPIEGALLSIRRDIEEGIALGRLAGQYLTRLSIPRLALQDGTLIRWALANAEPAIRDHYLRQYLTYLEQMQQYGIPVASYISRTRSPEVMGLLRLMLCPDVRVDDRRGANCIQCSDAKRGKIPSCMICQNLIDADLFAPWLQEGQRGPLFRSFSRISIEGYEHHQIHFFFLRIGRELARVEMPAWVATNPQLVAHVHALVYDQAARGQGYPVALQRAHEQAVIRSPERRVFEQMVAGALRQAELSPGFSAKRESKQFVQG; encoded by the coding sequence ATGAGTCTGAATCTTGCTGCATTGAGTGAACAGATTCGCACCATGAGCCAGCAAGTGGCGCTTACCGTTCGTCAACGCGATGAGCAGCTTGTGCAGCTTCGCCAACGTTATCTGCGTGAAACCGGTCGTGAGCAATATTGGGCAAAAGCTGTTGAGTTAAGTAAAGATTCTGCGCACTGGCTGTTGGCTGAGCCGGTTGAACCGTTAGATACTGTGCGCGATCTAGATAATGTGCCAACCGACTATGCGGTTGTAGCGACCGATGGCTCGCATATTGATGTTGATCGACACGGTGAGGTCAATTGCTATCTGATCAATATTGGTCAGGTCTATATCCGGTATGGCGCGCAGCCGGAAGCGTACCTTGAATCGTCACCCCGGCTCTATTTTACGGAAGCGGATTTGTACATTGCTCATGAGACGCAGCGCATCCCGATTGAGGGGGCCTTGCTGAGTATACGGCGTGACATCGAAGAAGGGATTGCCCTGGGTCGTTTAGCCGGACAATACCTCACTCGGCTCTCTATTCCCCGGCTGGCATTGCAAGATGGTACCCTGATCCGTTGGGCACTGGCAAATGCCGAACCGGCGATCCGTGATCACTATTTGCGCCAATATCTTACCTATTTGGAGCAGATGCAGCAGTACGGAATCCCGGTGGCTTCGTACATCAGTCGGACTCGTTCGCCGGAAGTGATGGGATTACTACGCTTAATGTTGTGTCCTGATGTACGAGTTGATGACCGGCGCGGTGCGAACTGTATACAGTGTAGCGATGCCAAGCGTGGTAAAATCCCATCGTGTATGATCTGTCAAAATCTGATTGATGCCGATCTCTTTGCACCATGGTTACAAGAAGGTCAGCGTGGCCCACTGTTTCGCTCGTTCAGTCGGATCAGCATTGAAGGCTATGAACATCACCAGATTCATTTTTTCTTTCTCCGTATTGGCCGTGAGCTGGCACGGGTCGAGATGCCGGCGTGGGTAGCGACGAACCCACAGTTGGTTGCCCACGTTCACGCACTGGTGTATGATCAGGCGGCACGTGGGCAGGGCTATCCGGTGGCATTGCAACGAGCGCACGAACAGGCCGTGATTCGGAGTCCTGAACGGCGTGTCTTTGAACAAATGGTTGCTGGTGCATTGCGTCAGGCCGAACTATCTCCTGGTTTCTCGGCAAAGCGTGAGAGTAAACAGTTCGTGCAAGGGTAG
- a CDS encoding HAS-barrel domain-containing protein encodes MTSGAQNGRIGEVLESSTTHFVAASYKVLESPPFGALVRATTTDQSLVVYGLVYNIHTGSREPGGRAVVRGRTYTGRLLYDDEIYRAHPDLGEVLQTEFAALTVGYRHNGRLMQRLPPQPPPVHYSVYACSDEELVAFGEHLDFLRTLLLASGLPTDELLTAAVRTIAMVRRDGPTYLIRVGRELARLLKDDYDRLTALLSRLRP; translated from the coding sequence ATGACTTCAGGAGCGCAGAACGGTCGGATAGGCGAGGTACTCGAATCTTCGACTACCCATTTCGTTGCTGCTTCGTATAAGGTGCTCGAATCACCACCATTCGGCGCGTTGGTACGGGCAACAACGACCGATCAATCGTTGGTAGTCTACGGTCTGGTGTACAATATCCACACCGGCAGTCGTGAACCAGGTGGACGGGCAGTGGTGCGCGGTCGGACATACACGGGTCGGCTGCTCTACGACGACGAGATTTATCGTGCGCATCCCGATCTTGGTGAGGTGCTCCAGACGGAATTTGCTGCGTTGACGGTTGGTTATCGGCACAATGGTCGCTTGATGCAGCGGTTGCCACCACAACCGCCGCCAGTACATTATTCGGTCTATGCCTGTAGCGACGAAGAATTGGTTGCATTTGGTGAACATCTGGATTTTCTGCGCACCCTCTTGCTGGCGTCTGGGTTGCCAACCGATGAGTTACTTACGGCAGCGGTACGAACCATCGCGATGGTGCGACGTGATGGTCCAACCTATCTGATACGTGTGGGGCGCGAGCTGGCCCGTCTGTTGAAAGATGATTATGACCGGTTGACGGCCCTGCTCTCTCGGCTCCGTCCCTGA
- a CDS encoding ABC transporter permease has protein sequence MLRYLRLVALFFHNSLQIALEYRVNFVTALFQSVLWLFWGVLGILVFFQFTGTLGGWTFPQALLVVGLFRIFEGLLDGIMRPNITGIVEHIQKGTLDFVLVKPVDSQFMASLRQINLFVLPDILIGFGLIGYGLWMGQFWPTLLQIIAFLFLLICGIVMAYAIWMLLVTSAFWLVQVENITELLTIIYETGRFPVTAYNWWIRLVLTFIIPIAFLTTFPAAALIGLLDPLYLLLAPMMAGLLLLAARAFWRVGLRSYTSASS, from the coding sequence ATGCTCCGTTATCTTCGTCTTGTTGCTCTTTTTTTTCATAATAGTTTGCAGATTGCCCTTGAGTATCGGGTGAACTTCGTGACCGCTCTCTTCCAGAGCGTTCTCTGGTTATTCTGGGGGGTGCTTGGCATCCTTGTCTTCTTTCAATTTACCGGTACTCTCGGTGGTTGGACATTCCCGCAGGCACTGTTAGTTGTGGGTTTGTTCCGCATCTTTGAAGGGCTACTTGACGGTATCATGCGGCCAAATATCACCGGAATTGTTGAGCACATCCAGAAAGGAACGCTCGATTTTGTGCTGGTCAAGCCGGTTGATAGCCAGTTTATGGCGTCGTTGCGCCAGATCAATTTGTTTGTGCTTCCTGATATTCTGATCGGGTTTGGTCTGATCGGCTATGGTCTTTGGATGGGACAGTTCTGGCCAACACTACTTCAGATTATCGCCTTTCTCTTCTTGCTCATCTGCGGTATCGTCATGGCATATGCAATCTGGATGCTGCTGGTGACAAGCGCATTCTGGTTGGTACAGGTTGAGAACATCACCGAATTACTCACCATTATTTATGAAACCGGTCGTTTCCCAGTTACAGCCTACAACTGGTGGATTCGTCTGGTGTTGACCTTCATCATTCCCATCGCCTTTCTGACCACGTTTCCGGCTGCTGCACTCATTGGGTTGCTCGATCCATTGTATCTGCTATTAGCGCCGATGATGGCTGGTCTGCTCTTGCTAGCTGCTCGCGCCTTTTGGCGCGTTGGTTTGCGTTCGTATACCAGCGCTTCATCATAG